A single window of Sporosarcina sp. FSL W7-1349 DNA harbors:
- a CDS encoding DNA translocase FtsK, translated as MSWFKKVVDRLFGPDEEEKFDEIDSIEQEEVKEVPTQTKTPPSFRFPIITDAEIYGWDEEDEGRPERKPVEKPIGREEDDYETIPLYKNERWPETPATGTIHRAGSSGLKYGSSPSPERIVPKTVRKEQKPASVKIESKRSGRPFTPTAIPSPVFGFSRPENVVNRKLEEERKSEITQRDVEEWENIPDEQSSTLTSWVETDLTAEEEAAAGSEIFTGIAEEAIDHTTEKETHIPSASDHAIVEEPAESDLPIEEQPMEEQSVNEQPMEEWIEPDDEDVLEQQIDEGSEREQSDFEVANQLSNLPEPESVADESTVIPYEPEPKEPIMDEQDIPMSEPLEKTEEPLEESDDSAQSATERIVPFNVLMLKSDKEKLEKIVQAGTDSIIPAQPVSKAPEPRPEPADAAQNEVASDAVATMEPEEEVEPPYYAFPSLDYLIPPEDQVEDSEWLESQSEKLEVALSHFSVQATVIEAVQGPSVTRFELTVAQGTKVSKVRNLADDLKLALAAEDIRIQAPIPGRSSIGIEIPNRKTRPVRISEVIGSDVYKNSPSPLEAVLGLGLTGTPVTIDLRKMPHGMIAGATGSGKSVCINSILISLLYKAPPTDLKMMLIDPKMVELAPFNGIPHLISPVITDVKAATAALKWAVAEMERRYELLAHAGVRDIERYNRQVIESRKFSLKMPYLLIVIDELADLMMMAPADVEVSISRIAQKARACGIHLIIATQRPSVDVITGTIKANVPTRIAFSVSSQIDSRTILDSPGAERLLGKGDMLYIGNGQSSAVRLQGTFVTDDEIERIIEHVQNEAEPDYLFGQEDLLAHAADEEEKDPLYQEACHFILEQGSASTSLLQRHFSIGYNRAAKLIDRMEKQGFISGQRGSKARDVYLTENDLEKIYKE; from the coding sequence ATGAGTTGGTTCAAAAAGGTAGTTGACCGGCTGTTCGGGCCGGATGAAGAAGAAAAATTTGATGAGATTGATAGCATAGAGCAAGAAGAGGTAAAAGAGGTTCCGACCCAAACGAAGACTCCGCCGTCTTTCCGCTTTCCGATCATTACGGATGCCGAAATCTACGGATGGGACGAAGAGGACGAGGGAAGACCGGAACGGAAACCAGTCGAAAAGCCGATTGGTCGTGAAGAAGATGACTATGAAACAATACCGTTATATAAGAATGAAAGATGGCCCGAGACACCGGCAACCGGAACAATACATAGAGCGGGTTCGTCTGGGCTGAAGTATGGATCCAGCCCAAGCCCTGAAAGGATAGTTCCCAAAACTGTCCGAAAAGAGCAGAAGCCTGCTTCGGTGAAAATAGAATCCAAGCGCAGCGGCAGGCCATTCACGCCGACCGCAATCCCGTCGCCTGTTTTCGGCTTTTCCAGACCGGAAAATGTGGTCAACCGGAAACTGGAAGAAGAGCGGAAAAGCGAGATAACCCAGCGGGATGTGGAGGAATGGGAGAATATCCCGGATGAACAGTCTAGCACTCTCACAAGCTGGGTGGAGACGGATTTGACAGCTGAAGAAGAAGCTGCGGCCGGCTCTGAAATTTTTACGGGGATTGCTGAAGAGGCAATCGACCATACTACGGAAAAAGAGACCCATATTCCGTCGGCTTCTGACCATGCTATCGTGGAAGAACCTGCTGAGAGCGATTTGCCGATAGAAGAACAACCGATGGAAGAACAATCGGTAAATGAACAACCGATGGAAGAATGGATAGAGCCGGATGACGAAGATGTTTTGGAGCAGCAAATCGATGAAGGCTCTGAACGGGAGCAGTCGGACTTTGAAGTTGCCAATCAATTGTCCAATCTGCCTGAGCCGGAATCGGTAGCGGATGAATCCACCGTTATTCCATACGAACCGGAGCCCAAGGAACCAATCATGGATGAGCAGGATATACCTATGTCCGAGCCTCTTGAAAAAACGGAAGAGCCGCTTGAGGAGAGTGACGATTCCGCACAATCGGCTACAGAGCGGATTGTTCCTTTCAATGTGTTGATGTTGAAATCGGATAAAGAGAAGCTGGAGAAGATTGTGCAGGCCGGAACGGATTCCATCATTCCCGCACAGCCGGTTTCCAAGGCGCCGGAACCTCGACCAGAGCCGGCTGATGCCGCACAAAACGAAGTGGCATCGGACGCTGTGGCGACGATGGAGCCGGAAGAGGAAGTGGAACCGCCGTATTACGCGTTCCCTTCATTGGATTATTTGATACCGCCGGAAGACCAGGTTGAGGATTCAGAATGGCTGGAGTCGCAATCCGAAAAATTGGAGGTCGCCTTGTCCCATTTCTCCGTCCAAGCAACTGTCATCGAGGCGGTACAAGGTCCATCGGTGACCCGATTCGAATTGACGGTCGCTCAAGGGACAAAGGTGAGCAAGGTCCGGAATTTGGCGGACGACCTGAAACTGGCGCTAGCAGCCGAAGATATCCGGATTCAGGCGCCGATACCGGGCAGAAGCTCCATCGGCATCGAAATCCCGAACCGGAAGACACGACCCGTCCGAATCTCCGAAGTGATCGGATCCGATGTATATAAAAACTCGCCTTCTCCGCTGGAGGCCGTCCTCGGCTTGGGCTTGACAGGTACTCCGGTGACGATCGATCTTCGGAAGATGCCCCATGGAATGATTGCCGGGGCGACGGGCTCGGGGAAATCTGTCTGCATCAACTCGATCTTGATCAGTCTGTTGTATAAAGCACCGCCGACCGATCTGAAGATGATGCTGATCGATCCAAAGATGGTGGAACTTGCCCCGTTCAACGGAATTCCCCATCTGATCAGCCCAGTGATCACCGATGTCAAAGCTGCAACAGCCGCCTTGAAATGGGCTGTCGCAGAAATGGAACGCCGCTATGAACTGTTGGCGCATGCGGGTGTCCGAGATATTGAACGGTATAACCGGCAAGTGATCGAGAGCCGGAAGTTTTCATTGAAAATGCCGTATTTGTTAATTGTGATAGACGAATTGGCGGATCTGATGATGATGGCACCGGCGGATGTCGAAGTGTCCATTAGCCGGATTGCCCAGAAAGCGCGGGCTTGCGGCATCCACCTCATTATTGCGACGCAGCGTCCATCCGTGGATGTCATCACTGGAACGATCAAAGCCAATGTGCCGACGCGGATCGCCTTTTCGGTTTCTTCGCAAATCGATTCAAGGACGATTTTGGATTCCCCGGGAGCCGAACGCCTTCTTGGAAAAGGGGATATGCTCTACATCGGAAACGGCCAATCCTCCGCTGTCCGTCTACAAGGGACATTTGTCACGGATGACGAAATTGAACGTATAATAGAACATGTTCAAAACGAAGCGGAACCGGATTATCTGTTCGGCCAGGAGGACCTCTTGGCGCATGCCGCCGATGAGGAAGAAAAGGATCCGCTATATCAAGAGGCATGCCATTTCATACTCGAGCAAGGCAGCGCTTCTACATCCCTTTTGCAACGGCATTTCAGCATCGGCTATAACCGTGCAGCGAAATTGATCGATCGGATGGAGAAACAAGGCTTCATCTCAGGTCAACGGGGAAGCAAAGCAAGGGATGTCTATTTGACGGAAAACGATCTTGAGAAAATATATAAGGAATAG
- the murC gene encoding UDP-N-acetylmuramate--L-alanine ligase, translating into MTLFHFVGIKGSGMSSLAQILHDSSQKVQGSDVEKYFFTEEPLRNRKIPILPFDENNIHPGMTVIAGNAFPDDHPELKKAAEIGLEIIRYHDFLGNYMKNFISIGVTGSHGKTSTTGLLSHVLSGFAPTSYLIGDGTGKGVEDSEFFVFEACEYKRHFLAYEPDYAIMTNIDFDHPDYFKDLEDVMDAFSSMALRVKKALIACGDDPNLQRIHANVPVVYYGFEESNDFSAKNIIKTVDGSTFDVFVRNEYYYTFSIPLAGDHSILNALGVIALSHYEGVPVATIQERLSTFSGVKRRFSITRINDRIIVDDYAHHPNEIRATLQTARQKYPDRELVAIFQPHTFTRTSALLDQFAETLSGADHVYLCDIFSSAREKSGNLTIDELVKKIPGAVYLNLDTVQMLDDHNDAVYLFMGAGDVQKYLYAFKDIITKDETA; encoded by the coding sequence ATGACATTGTTCCATTTCGTGGGAATCAAAGGATCGGGAATGAGTTCGCTCGCTCAGATCCTACATGATTCCTCGCAGAAAGTTCAAGGTTCGGACGTGGAGAAATATTTTTTTACGGAAGAGCCATTACGTAATCGGAAAATACCAATCTTACCGTTTGATGAAAATAATATACATCCAGGGATGACTGTGATTGCAGGAAATGCTTTTCCGGATGATCACCCAGAATTGAAAAAAGCCGCGGAAATCGGACTCGAAATCATTCGTTATCATGATTTCCTTGGCAACTACATGAAGAACTTCATATCGATCGGAGTCACTGGCTCCCATGGGAAAACGTCGACAACGGGTCTGCTTTCCCATGTACTATCCGGTTTCGCTCCCACATCTTATTTAATAGGGGATGGCACGGGAAAAGGAGTAGAGGACAGCGAGTTTTTCGTCTTCGAAGCATGCGAATATAAACGTCATTTCTTGGCGTATGAACCGGATTATGCCATCATGACGAACATTGATTTCGACCATCCCGATTACTTCAAGGATTTGGAAGACGTGATGGACGCTTTTTCGAGTATGGCGTTGCGTGTGAAAAAAGCGCTCATCGCATGCGGAGATGATCCGAATCTACAAAGGATCCACGCTAATGTACCCGTCGTCTATTACGGGTTTGAGGAATCCAATGATTTCTCGGCCAAGAATATCATTAAGACGGTAGATGGTTCGACATTCGATGTTTTTGTGAGAAACGAGTATTATTATACTTTTTCGATACCATTAGCAGGAGATCATTCCATCTTGAATGCCCTCGGAGTCATTGCGCTCAGCCATTACGAAGGGGTTCCGGTAGCGACCATCCAAGAGCGCCTGTCGACGTTTTCCGGAGTGAAACGGCGTTTCTCCATCACGCGGATTAACGACCGCATCATCGTGGACGATTACGCCCATCATCCGAATGAAATCCGGGCAACTTTGCAAACGGCAAGACAGAAGTACCCGGATCGGGAACTGGTCGCCATCTTCCAGCCGCATACATTCACTCGGACCTCTGCGCTTTTGGATCAATTTGCGGAAACCCTGTCGGGGGCAGATCATGTATACTTATGTGACATTTTCAGTTCGGCACGTGAAAAATCAGGAAATCTGACAATCGATGAACTGGTGAAAAAAATCCCTGGTGCCGTCTATTTGAATCTCGACACGGTTCAGATGCTTGACGATCACAATGACGCTGTTTATCTTTTCATGGGCGCTGGCGATGTTCAGAAATACCTCTATGCATTCAAGGATATTATTACAAAAGACGAAACAGCTTGA
- a CDS encoding DUF948 domain-containing protein, translating to MENLLYIAAIVAALAFLILCVSLAITLVSLKRTLQSVSETMDGLTTQLEGITSETTELLNKTNKLAEDIQEKSEKLNSVVDAVKGVGESVSGFNSSIMRVSDSITTEAERNSDKIAQVVQWSNVVLGILDKVKERREETSDGWTVYKPVAGQKRLPSPADRFQ from the coding sequence TTGGAGAACTTATTGTACATAGCGGCCATCGTCGCTGCCCTTGCATTTCTTATTTTGTGTGTGAGCCTTGCCATCACCCTAGTTTCATTGAAAAGGACATTGCAATCCGTTTCGGAAACGATGGATGGGCTAACGACCCAACTTGAAGGAATCACCTCGGAAACGACAGAACTGCTGAACAAGACGAACAAACTGGCTGAAGACATCCAGGAGAAATCAGAAAAGCTGAATTCGGTCGTCGATGCGGTGAAAGGCGTAGGCGAGTCCGTAAGTGGATTCAATTCATCCATCATGCGCGTCAGCGACTCGATCACGACCGAAGCCGAACGGAATAGCGATAAGATCGCCCAAGTGGTCCAATGGAGTAACGTCGTTCTCGGGATTCTTGATAAAGTGAAGGAGCGGAGAGAAGAAACATCTGATGGCTGGACTGTCTATAAGCCCGTAGCGGGGCAGAAACGGCTTCCCAGTCCGGCAGACCGCTTTCAATAA
- a CDS encoding YtxH domain-containing protein: MSEQTTKPNYNDSQYNPGQYKNTFGDAPSYLPTNYQYDRSRTDSFYDQNDGSGAGSFLFGALVGGVIGAAAALFLAPKTGSEMREDFSTQAGQLKDKSIELSSVAKQKATELTSAAKEKTGGLTKTIQEQSGQLVDKVKTMASKTAAPMDDGTVSSEGEEAIEYVQATIEKGKDTLTATGEALKDAVTKKNEETDQQSTGNSDVAYDNSENIGEEKITNQNHISVEEPK, translated from the coding sequence ATGTCTGAACAAACGACAAAACCGAACTACAATGACTCACAGTACAATCCGGGACAGTATAAAAACACTTTTGGTGATGCACCATCCTATTTACCGACCAATTATCAATATGATCGCAGCCGTACCGACTCGTTCTACGATCAAAATGATGGTTCCGGCGCAGGAAGCTTCCTGTTCGGCGCTTTAGTCGGCGGTGTAATCGGAGCGGCCGCTGCGTTGTTCTTAGCGCCGAAGACGGGCAGTGAAATGCGCGAAGATTTCTCGACACAGGCTGGGCAATTGAAAGATAAAAGCATCGAATTGAGTTCCGTAGCGAAACAAAAAGCGACCGAATTGACATCGGCAGCAAAAGAGAAGACAGGTGGATTGACGAAAACAATCCAGGAGCAATCCGGCCAATTGGTTGACAAAGTGAAAACGATGGCTTCCAAAACGGCTGCTCCGATGGATGATGGAACAGTGTCCTCCGAAGGGGAGGAAGCGATCGAATATGTCCAAGCGACGATTGAAAAAGGAAAAGATACATTGACTGCAACAGGTGAAGCATTAAAGGATGCCGTCACGAAGAAAAATGAGGAGACCGATCAACAATCTACCGGAAACAGTGACGTCGCTTATGACAATAGCGAAAACATCGGTGAAGAAAAGATCACGAACCAAAACCACATCTCCGTGGAAGAGCCGAAATAA
- the pilM gene encoding pilus assembly protein PilM: MKEREWKVLTNTLFALDIGTRSVVGIILKENGGQFHVADLVTIEHKERSMIDGQIHNILSVADVIMDIKKILVERHGPLKRVSVAAAGRALKTAEGSMAIDISGRSLISTEDVNRLELAAVQNAQQKLLSSDAVRQEDDYYYCVGYSVLHYKLEGEEIGSLIDQAGRSASVDVIATFLPRVVVESLLAALNRADLEMEALTLEPIAAINVLIPPSMRRLNVALVDIGAGTSDIAITDDNTVIAYGMVPLAGDEITEELSSHYLLDFPVAENIKRQISNSDEVTITDILGFEQQIPSTEVAEVIGPAVSRLAQAIAGEMIRLNNGESPKAVMVVGGGSLTPGLTEQLSSALDLPLNRVAIRGSDALSGVTMEADLAPSPELVTPIGIAIAAKRAPIHYMSITVNGKAIRLFELKEMTVADALLAANIKASQLYGMPGLGMSISVNGKSILLPGEHGRPSTILVNGKEADTKDLISNGDTIEITLGQNGKDAYATVRDLLDDMVSIHAKIDGEPVTLAPKVSLNGASVSLDTAVQDRDEIIIFYPKTVADALATLEKKDLIQPVFTLQVDGKTVTLKGQVTEYYLGAVPISLSHIIRDGDEITIRSAASPTVENIAAELGKKLEETATVTFNGAALDLKKPLHAVILNGQPADGKAAVKPGDRLEMNPLGQSGFTFSDIFAFTDYTLPESSASQYKLLRNGAPIGFHDPIFGGDSLEIVLY, encoded by the coding sequence ATGAAGGAAAGGGAGTGGAAAGTCCTGACGAACACATTATTCGCCCTCGATATCGGAACCCGTTCCGTCGTCGGCATCATCTTGAAGGAAAACGGCGGCCAGTTCCATGTAGCCGACCTTGTCACAATCGAACATAAGGAACGGTCGATGATCGATGGACAAATACATAATATATTAAGTGTGGCCGATGTCATCATGGACATCAAAAAGATCCTTGTGGAACGTCACGGACCTTTGAAACGGGTCAGTGTCGCAGCAGCCGGCAGAGCTTTGAAGACTGCTGAGGGCTCCATGGCCATCGATATTTCAGGGAGAAGCCTCATCTCCACCGAGGATGTGAACCGCCTGGAATTGGCAGCTGTCCAAAATGCCCAGCAGAAACTGCTTTCCTCCGATGCAGTCCGGCAAGAGGATGATTACTATTATTGTGTAGGCTATTCGGTTCTTCATTACAAATTGGAAGGAGAGGAGATCGGCAGCCTGATCGATCAGGCGGGGCGTTCAGCATCCGTTGACGTCATCGCCACCTTCCTGCCCCGCGTCGTCGTGGAATCCTTGCTGGCTGCCTTGAATCGAGCCGATTTGGAAATGGAGGCATTGACATTGGAACCGATTGCAGCGATCAATGTTCTGATCCCCCCTTCCATGAGGCGCTTAAATGTCGCCTTAGTGGATATCGGGGCGGGTACATCGGATATCGCCATTACAGATGATAATACGGTCATCGCCTATGGGATGGTGCCGCTTGCGGGTGATGAAATAACCGAGGAGTTGAGCAGCCATTATTTGCTGGATTTTCCGGTTGCGGAGAATATAAAAAGACAAATTTCAAATTCGGATGAAGTGACTATCACGGATATATTAGGGTTCGAACAGCAGATTCCTTCGACCGAAGTGGCGGAAGTGATCGGACCAGCCGTCAGCCGGCTTGCACAAGCGATTGCCGGCGAGATGATCCGCCTCAACAACGGCGAGTCGCCAAAAGCGGTAATGGTCGTTGGCGGAGGGAGTTTGACACCCGGCCTAACAGAACAGCTAAGCTCCGCATTGGATCTTCCCTTGAACCGGGTCGCCATACGCGGTTCGGACGCGCTGTCGGGCGTGACAATGGAAGCGGACCTTGCTCCGTCTCCGGAACTCGTCACTCCGATCGGCATTGCGATTGCAGCCAAGCGGGCACCGATCCATTACATGTCGATCACAGTGAACGGAAAAGCGATTCGCCTGTTCGAATTAAAAGAGATGACAGTCGCCGATGCACTCTTGGCGGCCAATATAAAAGCAAGTCAATTATACGGAATGCCCGGACTTGGCATGTCCATCTCGGTCAACGGGAAAAGCATCTTGCTTCCCGGAGAGCATGGCCGGCCTTCCACCATTTTAGTAAATGGGAAGGAGGCGGATACGAAAGATTTGATTTCCAACGGGGATACGATTGAAATCACATTAGGGCAAAATGGAAAAGATGCGTATGCGACTGTCCGGGATTTGCTGGATGATATGGTATCGATCCACGCCAAAATTGATGGCGAGCCCGTCACGCTGGCGCCGAAAGTGTCTTTGAATGGGGCCAGTGTTAGTTTGGACACGGCCGTTCAGGACCGGGATGAAATAATTATTTTCTATCCGAAAACCGTGGCAGACGCTCTCGCTACATTGGAAAAGAAGGATTTGATTCAACCGGTTTTCACCTTGCAGGTCGATGGCAAGACAGTGACACTCAAAGGTCAGGTGACTGAATACTACCTAGGGGCAGTTCCCATCTCCCTATCTCATATCATCCGGGATGGCGATGAGATTACAATCCGCTCGGCCGCTTCCCCGACTGTAGAAAACATTGCGGCTGAACTCGGTAAGAAGTTGGAGGAAACGGCAACGGTCACATTCAACGGCGCCGCTCTCGATTTGAAGAAACCGCTTCATGCGGTCATTTTGAATGGACAACCCGCAGACGGCAAAGCGGCAGTGAAGCCCGGCGATCGGCTGGAAATGAACCCGCTCGGACAAAGCGGATTCACATTCAGTGATATTTTCGCCTTTACGGACTATACGCTTCCGGAAAGTTCGGCCAGCCAGTATAAACTGTTGCGGAATGGTGCCCCGATTGGTTTCCACGATCCTATTTTCGGCGGCGATTCATTGGAAATCGTTCTCTATTGA
- a CDS encoding bifunctional 3-deoxy-7-phosphoheptulonate synthase/chorismate mutase produces MRQNELDQLRDSVNDLNIKILDLINERTAVVQEIGKVKEKQGVNRYDPIREREMLNFLKAYNNGPLPNGVLEQIFKGIFMSALEIQEDEQRKALLVSRKRKPEDTIVNINGHQIGDGKPSFIFGPCAVESYEQVLAVAQSIKAKGLTMIRGGAYKPRTSPYDFQGLGLEGLKILKRVADETGLSVVTEIITPTHLEEALDYIDVIQIGARNMQNFELLKEAGMVNKPVLLKRGLAATIDEFINAAEYIISKGNSEIMLCERGIRTYERATRNTLDISAVPILKQETHLPVFVDVTHSTGRKDLLLPTAKAAIAVGADGVMAEVHPDPAVALSDSAQQMDIAQFDEFYDSILQFMKSYQTV; encoded by the coding sequence ATGAGACAGAATGAGCTAGATCAATTGCGCGATAGCGTAAATGACTTGAACATCAAGATTTTGGACTTGATCAATGAACGGACTGCTGTTGTTCAGGAAATCGGGAAAGTGAAAGAAAAGCAAGGTGTTAACAGATATGATCCGATCCGTGAGAGAGAAATGCTGAACTTCCTTAAAGCCTACAATAATGGTCCACTGCCGAACGGCGTATTGGAACAAATTTTCAAAGGGATCTTCATGTCGGCCCTTGAAATACAGGAAGACGAGCAACGGAAAGCGCTGCTAGTCTCCCGAAAAAGAAAACCGGAAGATACCATTGTGAATATCAACGGCCACCAAATCGGGGACGGCAAGCCATCCTTCATTTTCGGGCCATGTGCTGTTGAGTCGTACGAGCAAGTATTGGCGGTTGCTCAATCCATTAAGGCAAAAGGATTGACGATGATCAGAGGTGGCGCATACAAGCCGCGTACGTCTCCATATGATTTCCAAGGACTTGGTCTGGAAGGCCTTAAGATTTTAAAACGTGTGGCGGATGAAACAGGTCTATCCGTCGTCACGGAAATCATCACACCGACTCACTTGGAAGAGGCACTTGATTATATCGATGTCATCCAAATCGGTGCGCGGAATATGCAGAACTTTGAATTGTTGAAGGAAGCGGGTATGGTGAATAAACCGGTCCTTCTGAAACGCGGTCTTGCAGCAACGATTGATGAATTCATCAATGCCGCAGAATATATTATTTCCAAAGGGAATAGTGAAATCATGCTATGTGAGCGTGGAATCCGGACATACGAACGGGCTACGCGGAACACATTGGATATCTCGGCTGTTCCGATCTTGAAACAAGAAACGCATCTACCGGTATTCGTTGACGTGACACACTCAACAGGCAGAAAAGATCTCCTGCTTCCAACGGCAAAGGCTGCTATCGCAGTAGGCGCAGACGGAGTGATGGCAGAGGTGCATCCAGATCCGGCTGTTGCGTTGTCCGATTCGGCTCAACAAATGGATATCGCGCAATTCGACGAGTTTTACGATTCCATCCTGCAATTCATGAAATCGTATCAAACTGTTTAA
- the ccpA gene encoding catabolite control protein A: MAVTIYDVAREANVSMATVSRVVNGNQNVKPATRKKVLEVIERLGYRPNAVARGLASKKTTTVGVIVPDIAKSYYAELLRGIADIATMYDYNILLSNSDESTTREIELLEDHLGKQVDGLIFMSDSISDEVRAEIATANVPIVLAGSLDFENQLPTVNIDFEEAAYEAVSKLIEHGHKQILFVSGPFTRDINSICKKSGYTRALQDAGLTVDDSLIIETDGMYDHVYEMWSELGDLPGKPTAIFASNDVIAVGIFNGIRDAGLSVPDDYEMICFEHSLLSRIVRPQLPSIAVPLYDLGAVSMRLLTKLMNGEEVEEQQVILPYRLEERGTL, translated from the coding sequence ATGGCTGTAACGATTTACGATGTTGCCAGGGAAGCGAATGTTTCAATGGCTACCGTATCCCGTGTTGTGAATGGCAATCAAAACGTCAAACCCGCAACACGAAAAAAAGTGCTAGAGGTCATCGAGCGGCTCGGGTACCGCCCGAACGCCGTGGCAAGAGGACTTGCCAGTAAAAAAACAACGACAGTCGGTGTCATCGTTCCGGATATCGCTAAAAGTTATTATGCGGAACTGTTGCGCGGCATCGCAGATATCGCGACGATGTATGATTACAATATTCTTCTCTCGAATTCTGATGAAAGTACTACGAGGGAAATCGAACTGTTGGAGGACCATCTCGGCAAGCAGGTGGATGGCCTGATTTTCATGAGTGATTCCATTTCGGATGAAGTGCGGGCTGAAATAGCGACGGCCAACGTACCGATTGTGTTGGCAGGTTCCTTGGACTTTGAAAATCAATTGCCGACCGTCAATATCGATTTTGAAGAGGCGGCCTATGAAGCGGTATCCAAGCTGATCGAGCATGGTCATAAACAGATTTTATTCGTCTCAGGTCCATTTACAAGGGACATCAACTCCATCTGTAAAAAATCGGGCTATACGCGCGCACTACAGGATGCCGGCTTGACAGTGGACGACTCGCTGATCATTGAAACGGACGGCATGTACGACCATGTGTATGAGATGTGGAGCGAGCTCGGCGACCTGCCGGGCAAACCGACTGCCATTTTTGCAAGTAATGATGTCATCGCCGTAGGAATTTTCAACGGAATCCGGGATGCCGGATTATCTGTTCCGGATGACTATGAGATGATCTGCTTTGAACATTCCTTGTTATCTCGGATTGTGCGTCCGCAATTGCCGAGTATCGCAGTTCCGCTATATGATCTCGGAGCAGTTTCCATGCGCTTGCTGACGAAACTGATGAACGGGGAAGAAGTGGAGGAGCAGCAAGTCATCTTGCCTTACCGGCTCGAGGAACGGGGCACTCTGTAA
- a CDS encoding acetoin utilization protein AcuC: MRKDAVFIFSEDQLGYSFSDTHPFNQKRIVMTLDLLKKVDAIQDSDIIKPRMASDEELLLVHDEKFINVVKKAGKGELQEDVASIYGIGTEDTPIFPNMHEASAMLVGGTLSAVEQVMEGHSRYAVNLGGGLHHGFQGRASGFCVYNDSSVAIKYMQEKYGARVLYVDTDAHHGDGVQWTFYDDPTVCTLSIHETGRYLFPGTGNITERGNGAGYGTSFNFPIDAFTEDESFLDIYRTAMEEVLDFFKPDVILTQNGADAHYFDPLTHLYGTMEIYKEIPRIAREMAETYCNGRWIAVGGGGYDIYRVVPRAWSHIWLAMKQLPAPTGPLPEEWLSAWQSHSPVPLIPTWEDPDPLYEPIPRKDEITEKNGQMLDRALHIIRNEKQKR, translated from the coding sequence ATGAGAAAAGATGCGGTTTTCATTTTTTCGGAAGATCAACTGGGATACTCATTTTCAGATACACATCCATTTAACCAAAAGCGGATTGTCATGACGCTCGATTTATTGAAAAAAGTGGATGCAATTCAGGATAGCGATATTATAAAGCCCCGTATGGCATCGGATGAAGAACTGCTCCTCGTCCATGACGAGAAATTCATCAACGTCGTAAAAAAGGCTGGGAAAGGCGAATTGCAGGAGGACGTCGCAAGCATTTATGGAATCGGGACGGAGGACACCCCGATTTTTCCGAATATGCACGAAGCGAGCGCCATGCTGGTAGGCGGCACATTGTCTGCGGTGGAGCAAGTGATGGAAGGACATTCGAGATACGCGGTGAACTTGGGCGGCGGCCTGCACCACGGGTTCCAAGGCCGGGCTTCCGGTTTCTGCGTCTATAATGACAGTTCCGTTGCCATTAAATACATGCAGGAGAAATATGGGGCCCGTGTGCTTTATGTAGATACGGACGCGCATCATGGAGATGGCGTGCAATGGACCTTTTATGATGATCCGACTGTTTGCACATTATCGATCCATGAAACAGGGCGGTATTTATTCCCAGGGACGGGCAATATTACGGAACGGGGAAATGGCGCCGGATACGGGACATCCTTTAATTTCCCGATCGATGCCTTTACAGAGGATGAATCCTTCCTCGACATCTATAGGACGGCGATGGAGGAAGTGCTCGACTTTTTCAAACCGGATGTCATTTTGACTCAAAATGGTGCGGATGCCCATTACTTCGATCCACTCACCCATTTGTACGGAACGATGGAAATCTACAAAGAGATTCCAAGAATCGCCCGTGAAATGGCCGAAACGTATTGCAATGGCCGATGGATCGCGGTCGGAGGCGGCGGATACGATATCTATCGAGTTGTTCCGCGAGCATGGTCCCATATCTGGTTGGCGATGAAACAGCTTCCTGCTCCAACCGGACCGCTTCCGGAAGAATGGCTATCCGCATGGCAAAGCCATTCCCCGGTTCCGCTCATCCCGACATGGGAAGACCCCGATCCACTTTATGAGCCAATTCCGCGGAAGGATGAAATCACTGAAAAAAATGGGCAAATGTTAGATCGAGCCCTACATATCATTCGGAATGAAAAACAGAAAAGATGA